Proteins encoded in a region of the Halostella limicola genome:
- a CDS encoding gamma-glutamylcyclotransferase family protein, which produces MDVFVYGTLTDETRASDLLDDYEFRGPARVEGFERVDGEYPTLAPAPEGSLDGRILRTDDVDALDAYEGVDRGLYVRVSLPGPDGEPVATYVGDPERLGVGAAVEWLGSGPFAERVRRYVRATDAVVLRRE; this is translated from the coding sequence ATGGACGTGTTCGTCTACGGAACGCTGACGGACGAAACGCGGGCGAGCGACCTGCTCGACGACTACGAGTTCCGCGGCCCCGCCCGAGTCGAGGGATTCGAACGCGTCGACGGCGAATATCCCACGCTCGCGCCCGCGCCGGAGGGATCGCTCGACGGCCGGATACTGCGGACCGACGACGTGGACGCCCTCGACGCCTACGAGGGGGTCGACCGCGGCCTGTACGTTCGCGTCTCCCTGCCGGGACCGGACGGCGAACCGGTGGCGACGTACGTCGGCGATCCGGAGCGACTCGGGGTGGGCGCCGCGGTCGAATGGCTCGGTTCCGGCCCGTTCGCGGAGCGCGTGCGGCGGTACGTTCGGGCGACCGACGCCGTGGTACTCCGTCGCGAATGA
- a CDS encoding haloacid dehalogenase type II, giving the protein MALNRDAVEAIAFDSYGTLVDPGSVTGELAEHVDDPDRVAERWRTRSLEYAFVGTAIGEYDTFYEMNRHALRYALHSVDAEVSEDEREAILEAYHDLDVFDDVRPGMERLVDAGYDCYVLSNGNPEMLDSMIETVDIGDLIEGYVSADEIERFKPVPEIYEHAADRIGVPTGNVLFVAAGWWDVPGALRAGMQGVWVNRQDTVWGPYEVEPDLTIDSFEELADELDA; this is encoded by the coding sequence ATGGCTCTGAACCGCGATGCGGTCGAGGCGATCGCCTTCGACTCCTACGGGACGCTCGTCGACCCTGGGTCGGTGACGGGAGAACTTGCCGAGCACGTCGACGACCCGGACCGGGTCGCCGAGCGCTGGCGGACCCGCTCGCTGGAGTACGCGTTCGTCGGCACCGCGATCGGCGAGTACGACACGTTCTACGAGATGAACCGCCACGCCCTGCGGTACGCGCTCCACAGCGTCGACGCCGAAGTGTCGGAGGACGAGCGCGAGGCGATCCTCGAAGCGTACCACGACCTGGACGTCTTCGACGACGTGCGACCCGGGATGGAGCGCCTCGTCGACGCCGGCTACGACTGCTACGTCCTCTCGAACGGGAACCCCGAGATGCTCGACTCTATGATCGAGACGGTCGACATCGGAGACCTGATCGAGGGGTACGTCAGCGCCGACGAGATAGAGCGGTTCAAGCCCGTCCCGGAGATCTACGAGCACGCCGCGGATCGGATCGGCGTCCCGACCGGGAACGTCCTGTTCGTCGCCGCGGGGTGGTGGGACGTCCCCGGCGCGCTCCGCGCGGGGATGCAGGGAGTCTGGGTCAACCGACAGGACACCGTCTGGGGGCCGTACGAAGTCGAACCGGACCTGACGATCGACTCCTTCGAGGAACTGGCCGACGAACTCGACGCGTGA
- the citZ gene encoding citrate synthase produces the protein MSDELKKGLEGVLVAESGLSFIDGDEGRLIYRGYAIEDLARDASYEEVVYLLWHGHLPDRGELDEFTEKMAAERDVDDGVMDTVRELAAQDEDPMAALRTAVSMLSATDPDDSEHEPDDREANLRKGRRITAKIPTILAAYNRLRNGQDVVEPRDDLSHAANFLYMLNGEEPDEVLAETFDMALVLHADHGLNASTFASMVTSSTLADLHSAVTSAIGTLSGGLHGGANQNVMRMLKEVDDSDKDPVRWVKDALDEGRRVPGFGHRVYNVKDPRAKILGEKSEELGEAAGDTKWYEMSVAVEEYMAEEKGIAPNVDFYSASTYYQMGIPIDVYTPIFAMSRVGGWIAHVLEQYDDNRLIRPRARYVGSESEEFVPVDER, from the coding sequence ATGTCTGACGAGCTGAAGAAAGGGCTCGAGGGTGTGCTTGTCGCGGAGTCAGGGCTGAGCTTCATCGACGGCGACGAGGGCCGTCTGATCTACCGCGGGTACGCGATCGAGGACCTCGCCCGGGACGCCAGCTACGAGGAAGTGGTGTATCTCCTCTGGCACGGCCACCTCCCGGACCGCGGCGAACTCGACGAGTTCACCGAGAAGATGGCGGCCGAGCGCGACGTCGACGACGGCGTGATGGACACCGTCCGGGAGCTCGCGGCTCAGGACGAAGACCCGATGGCCGCCCTGCGGACGGCGGTCTCGATGCTGTCCGCCACGGACCCCGACGACTCCGAGCACGAACCCGACGACCGGGAGGCGAACCTCCGGAAGGGCCGCCGGATCACGGCAAAGATCCCGACGATCCTCGCCGCGTACAACCGCCTCCGCAACGGACAGGACGTCGTCGAACCCCGCGACGACCTGAGCCACGCCGCAAACTTCCTGTACATGCTGAACGGAGAGGAGCCGGACGAGGTGCTCGCCGAGACGTTCGACATGGCGCTGGTCCTCCACGCCGACCACGGGCTGAACGCGTCGACGTTCGCCTCCATGGTCACCTCCAGCACGCTCGCCGACCTCCACAGCGCCGTCACCTCGGCGATCGGCACGCTGTCGGGCGGCCTCCACGGCGGCGCGAACCAGAACGTCATGCGGATGCTGAAGGAGGTCGACGACAGCGACAAGGACCCCGTCCGCTGGGTGAAGGACGCACTCGACGAGGGCCGCCGCGTCCCCGGCTTCGGCCACCGCGTCTACAACGTGAAAGACCCGCGCGCGAAGATCCTCGGCGAGAAGAGCGAGGAGCTCGGCGAGGCCGCCGGCGACACGAAGTGGTACGAGATGAGCGTCGCCGTCGAGGAGTACATGGCCGAGGAGAAAGGCATCGCGCCAAACGTCGACTTCTACTCCGCGTCGACGTACTACCAGATGGGCATCCCCATCGACGTGTACACGCCCATCTTCGCGATGAGCCGGGTCGGCGGCTGGATCGCGCACGTCCTCGAGCAGTACGACGACAATCGCCTCATCCGCCCCCGCGCCCGCTACGTCGGCTCCGAGAGCGAGGAGTTCGTCCCCGTCGACGAGCGGTAA
- a CDS encoding succinylglutamate desuccinylase/aspartoacylase family protein, translated as MTTLGTASAGPGEADTGRLRVGETRDGSPAELPVAVVNGADPGKTLYMQAASDGDELNGVGVIQRTVPRLDPVEIAGEILIVGIVNYHAFQVAEHRNPIDDTKMNRAYPGDENGTSSERIAAATFEAATRADLVLDLHQGSTSRMLNETRVRCGTRHRLHKECLELAKAFGCGYVLDQKGPDGQLARAAPDEGIPTVDPELGGSVGWDEESIRTGVEGVFNVLRHYGFLDGSAALEPQTRAGGFDQFGSPVGGLVRFERDLGERVTRGDTLFTVTDAFGQEKAEVTADGRGIFWRSRRLPQVATGEYVCSVATDVDEY; from the coding sequence ATGACGACGCTGGGAACAGCGAGCGCGGGCCCCGGAGAGGCGGACACGGGGCGACTTCGCGTCGGCGAAACCCGCGACGGCAGTCCGGCCGAACTGCCCGTCGCGGTGGTGAACGGGGCCGATCCGGGGAAGACGCTGTACATGCAGGCGGCGAGCGACGGCGACGAACTCAACGGCGTCGGCGTGATCCAGCGGACCGTCCCGCGGCTCGACCCCGTCGAGATCGCCGGCGAGATCCTGATCGTCGGGATCGTCAACTACCACGCGTTCCAGGTGGCCGAGCACCGCAACCCGATCGACGACACGAAGATGAACCGGGCCTACCCGGGCGACGAGAACGGGACGTCGAGCGAGCGCATCGCCGCCGCGACGTTCGAGGCCGCGACGCGGGCCGACCTCGTGCTCGACCTCCACCAGGGGTCGACGAGCCGGATGCTGAACGAGACGCGGGTCCGCTGTGGTACCCGCCACCGGCTGCACAAGGAGTGTCTCGAACTGGCGAAGGCCTTCGGCTGCGGCTACGTTCTCGACCAGAAGGGCCCGGACGGTCAGCTCGCCCGGGCCGCGCCCGACGAGGGGATCCCCACCGTCGACCCCGAGCTCGGCGGCTCCGTCGGCTGGGACGAGGAGAGCATCCGGACCGGCGTCGAGGGCGTGTTCAACGTGCTTAGACACTACGGCTTCCTCGACGGCTCCGCGGCGCTCGAACCCCAGACCCGCGCGGGCGGCTTCGACCAGTTCGGCTCGCCCGTCGGCGGTCTGGTCCGCTTCGAGCGCGACCTCGGCGAGCGGGTGACCCGCGGCGACACCCTCTTTACCGTCACCGACGCGTTCGGCCAGGAGAAAGCCGAGGTGACCGCCGACGGCCGCGGGATCTTCTGGCGCTCGCGCCGGCTCCCGCAGGTCGCGACCGGCGAGTACGTCTGCTCGGTCGCCACCGACGTCGACGAGTACTGA
- a CDS encoding DUF7536 family protein, whose translation MTDDAPDRPPMVQFLQTLNAGRHAKVSAAVGALFAVAVYGFFVVAPAVLPGVPARGRSPLLFLLLAFVVAVTTAMLLVTVLTLVSAVRRVRGDADADR comes from the coding sequence GTGACCGACGACGCCCCCGACCGGCCGCCGATGGTGCAGTTCCTGCAGACGCTGAACGCGGGCCGGCACGCGAAAGTCAGCGCCGCCGTCGGCGCGCTGTTCGCGGTCGCCGTCTACGGCTTCTTCGTCGTCGCGCCGGCCGTGCTCCCCGGCGTGCCGGCGCGCGGGCGCTCGCCGCTGCTTTTCCTCCTGCTCGCGTTCGTCGTGGCGGTCACGACCGCGATGCTGCTCGTCACGGTCCTGACGCTCGTCTCGGCGGTGCGGCGCGTCCGCGGCGACGCGGACGCCGACCGGTAG
- a CDS encoding DUF7511 domain-containing protein codes for MTTNSTALDVVSPGQVLHAVTVEHDGEPDECTLYPRGASRLQRMSTWITAAEGSFVDPRTVR; via the coding sequence ATGACCACGAACTCGACTGCGCTCGACGTCGTTTCGCCCGGGCAGGTGCTCCACGCCGTCACCGTCGAACACGACGGTGAACCGGACGAGTGCACCCTGTACCCGAGGGGGGCGTCCCGGCTGCAACGGATGTCGACGTGGATCACGGCTGCCGAAGGGTCGTTCGTCGACCCTCGCACGGTACGCTGA
- the phnE gene encoding phosphonate ABC transporter, permease protein PhnE encodes MSTDTEGRIQSRFDAIKRSRRVRAVGYLVLIVGVLLVFDFSLSAVEFDMAELQKYFPNFLEALQDFFPVTTYFGALPFLDVGRYWQFVEARNLFGEAHITLAMGFAGTVIGFPLALLFGVLGSGRVTPFPFNFLFRGVMSSIRAIPAIVWALIYVPLGGLGPTTATLAIATDTIGNLGRLFTDELEEIEDGPIEAMRTTGGDRRQIITFGMLSQVHTSFIAWTLYIFEINVRIAVTLGVIGGGGLGQVLKVQQGLFNFTNMMATIFVIMTLILTIELFSQRIRAYLRADESAMSLKELVLGFPQRMAEALTR; translated from the coding sequence ATGAGCACCGACACCGAGGGACGGATCCAGTCCCGGTTCGACGCCATCAAGCGCTCCCGGCGGGTCCGCGCGGTCGGATACCTCGTCCTGATCGTCGGCGTCCTGCTCGTCTTCGACTTCTCGCTCTCGGCCGTCGAGTTCGACATGGCGGAGCTCCAGAAGTACTTCCCGAACTTCCTCGAGGCTCTGCAGGACTTCTTCCCGGTGACGACGTACTTCGGCGCGCTCCCGTTTCTCGACGTGGGTCGGTACTGGCAGTTCGTCGAGGCCCGGAACCTGTTCGGTGAGGCTCACATCACGCTCGCGATGGGCTTCGCCGGCACGGTCATCGGCTTCCCGCTGGCCCTGCTGTTCGGCGTGCTCGGTAGCGGTCGCGTGACGCCGTTCCCGTTCAACTTCCTGTTCCGCGGGGTCATGAGCTCGATCCGCGCCATCCCCGCCATCGTGTGGGCGCTCATCTACGTCCCGCTCGGCGGGCTCGGCCCCACGACGGCGACGCTCGCGATCGCGACCGACACGATCGGCAACCTGGGTCGGCTGTTCACGGACGAACTGGAGGAGATCGAGGACGGTCCGATCGAGGCGATGCGGACCACCGGCGGCGACCGCCGCCAGATCATCACGTTCGGCATGCTGAGTCAGGTCCACACCTCGTTCATCGCGTGGACGCTGTACATCTTCGAGATCAACGTCCGGATCGCCGTCACCCTCGGCGTCATCGGCGGCGGCGGCCTCGGGCAGGTGCTCAAGGTCCAGCAGGGGCTGTTCAACTTCACCAACATGATGGCGACCATCTTCGTCATCATGACCCTCATCCTGACCATCGAGCTGTTCAGCCAGCGCATCCGCGCCTACCTGCGGGCCGACGAGAGCGCGATGAGCCTCAAGGAACTCGTGCTCGGGTTCCCGCAGCGGATGGCCGAGGCGCTCACCCGCTAA
- the ilvA gene encoding threonine ammonia-lyase has protein sequence MLELGDVREARERVGVTARHTPLEYSHTFSKMTGADVYLKLENFQRTGSFKIRGATNRIMTLTEEEQDAGVVTASAGNHAQGVALAASRVGVDSKIVMPQHAPISKVDATRSYGAEVVLHGADYNEAAERAKEIERAEERTYVHAFDDEKVMAGQGTIGLEIIDDLPEVDTVVVPIGGGGLISGIATAVTEQKSDARVIGVQAEGASSVAPSLDKGEIHELDSVDTIADGIATRRVGEKTFDVIEDRVDEVVTVSDSDVAVALVYLLERSKTLVEGAGAITLAALLTESFDFGEDETVVPLLSGGNIDLNTLTTVIMRGLVETGRYLKIRTVLKDRPGALDNLLDIVAEEQANIYAIRHDRTSRDIAMNATEVELDLETRGDDHVARLIAGLRENGYEVDVLA, from the coding sequence ATGCTCGAACTCGGAGACGTCCGCGAGGCGCGCGAGCGGGTCGGCGTCACGGCGCGCCACACACCGCTCGAATACTCGCACACCTTCTCGAAGATGACCGGCGCAGACGTGTACCTGAAGCTAGAGAACTTCCAGCGGACGGGGTCGTTCAAGATCCGGGGCGCGACGAACCGGATCATGACGCTCACGGAGGAAGAGCAGGACGCGGGCGTCGTCACCGCGAGCGCCGGCAACCACGCGCAGGGGGTCGCGCTCGCGGCGTCCCGGGTCGGCGTTGACTCGAAGATCGTCATGCCCCAGCACGCGCCCATCTCGAAGGTCGACGCGACCCGGAGTTACGGCGCCGAAGTGGTGCTCCACGGCGCGGACTACAACGAGGCGGCCGAACGCGCGAAGGAGATCGAACGCGCCGAGGAGCGGACCTACGTCCACGCCTTCGACGACGAGAAGGTGATGGCCGGTCAGGGGACCATCGGCCTGGAGATCATTGACGACCTGCCGGAGGTCGACACCGTCGTCGTCCCCATCGGCGGGGGCGGGCTGATAAGCGGCATCGCGACGGCCGTCACGGAGCAGAAGTCCGACGCGCGCGTGATCGGGGTGCAGGCCGAGGGGGCGTCGAGCGTCGCGCCGTCGCTCGACAAGGGCGAGATCCACGAACTCGACTCGGTCGACACGATCGCCGACGGGATCGCCACCCGCCGGGTCGGCGAAAAGACGTTCGACGTCATCGAGGACCGCGTCGACGAAGTTGTGACGGTCTCGGACTCCGACGTCGCCGTCGCGCTCGTCTACCTGCTGGAGCGGAGCAAGACGCTGGTCGAGGGCGCGGGCGCGATCACGCTCGCGGCCCTGCTCACCGAGTCGTTCGACTTCGGCGAGGACGAGACGGTCGTCCCGCTGCTCTCCGGCGGGAACATCGACCTCAACACGCTCACGACCGTGATCATGCGCGGGCTAGTCGAGACGGGCCGCTACCTGAAGATCCGGACCGTCCTCAAGGACCGCCCCGGGGCGCTCGACAACCTGCTCGACATCGTCGCCGAGGAGCAGGCGAACATCTACGCGATCCGCCACGACCGCACCTCGCGGGACATCGCCATGAACGCCACGGAGGTCGAACTCGACCTGGAGACCCGCGGTGACGACCACGTAGCGCGGCTCATCGCGGGACTGCGGGAGAACGGCTACGAGGTGGACGTGCTCGCCTGA
- a CDS encoding cytochrome ubiquinol oxidase subunit I, which produces MIDPVLASRLQFALTTVVHIVFPVMSMGLAPFLVYFTWKEVRTDDPVYPRLRSFWTKVFAVSFAVGTVTGLVLEFEFGTNFAAFSAAAGELFGGPLAVEGMMAFFLEATFLGVFVFGRDRVSDRLYFLSSVFVGLGTWLSAVWILIANSWMQTPRGFEIVRESGQPVVTLVDPVAAYANPRFPWMFVHMQSAAVLSVALFLAGVAAYRVRTGDGDRFWRTTLKAAMVVLLLTAPFQVLHGDSYARHVADTQPQKFAAMEAQYETESHAELHLIAVPTSLDAFADPRAENLFTVSVPSLASALASGGDPSAVVQGLNEFDGSPPVAYVFWSFRLMVALGVWFVALALWGGYRWYQGRLFESDRLHRALTWSSPLGVVAVELGWIVTEVGRQPWVIQGVMRTSDGVSPGLTGTEAALTLAGFTGGYALLLALYGGVVLHLLRRGPPDAADVVDAPAVDAPTAPEEVTTDD; this is translated from the coding sequence ATGATAGACCCTGTCCTCGCCAGCCGACTCCAGTTCGCCCTCACGACCGTCGTCCACATCGTGTTCCCGGTGATGAGCATGGGGTTGGCCCCCTTCCTCGTCTACTTCACGTGGAAGGAGGTGCGCACCGACGACCCCGTCTACCCGCGTCTCCGGTCGTTCTGGACGAAGGTTTTCGCCGTCTCCTTCGCCGTCGGCACCGTCACCGGCCTCGTCCTCGAGTTCGAGTTCGGGACGAACTTCGCGGCGTTCTCGGCCGCCGCCGGCGAGCTGTTCGGCGGCCCGCTCGCCGTCGAGGGGATGATGGCGTTCTTCCTCGAAGCGACGTTTCTCGGCGTGTTCGTCTTCGGCCGCGACCGGGTGTCGGACCGGCTCTACTTCCTGTCGAGCGTCTTCGTCGGTCTCGGCACGTGGCTCTCGGCGGTGTGGATCCTGATCGCCAACTCCTGGATGCAGACCCCCCGCGGGTTCGAGATCGTCCGCGAGAGCGGCCAGCCGGTCGTCACGCTCGTCGACCCGGTTGCGGCGTACGCGAACCCGCGGTTCCCGTGGATGTTCGTCCACATGCAGAGCGCGGCCGTGCTCTCGGTCGCGCTGTTTCTGGCGGGCGTCGCCGCGTATCGGGTCCGGACGGGCGACGGCGACCGGTTCTGGCGGACGACGCTGAAGGCGGCGATGGTCGTCCTCCTCCTCACCGCCCCGTTTCAGGTGCTCCACGGCGACAGCTACGCCCGCCACGTCGCGGACACCCAGCCCCAGAAGTTCGCCGCGATGGAGGCGCAGTACGAGACCGAATCGCACGCGGAACTCCACCTGATCGCCGTGCCGACCAGCCTCGACGCGTTCGCCGACCCGCGGGCGGAGAACCTGTTCACGGTAAGCGTCCCCAGTCTCGCGTCCGCACTGGCGAGCGGCGGGGACCCCTCCGCCGTCGTTCAGGGGTTGAACGAGTTCGACGGATCGCCCCCCGTCGCCTACGTGTTCTGGTCGTTCCGGCTGATGGTGGCGCTCGGGGTCTGGTTCGTCGCCCTCGCGCTGTGGGGCGGGTATCGCTGGTACCAGGGGCGGCTGTTCGAGAGCGACCGCCTGCACCGGGCGCTCACGTGGTCGTCGCCGCTGGGCGTCGTCGCGGTCGAACTCGGGTGGATAGTGACTGAGGTCGGCCGGCAACCGTGGGTGATCCAGGGGGTGATGCGGACGAGCGACGGCGTCTCGCCCGGGCTCACCGGGACCGAGGCGGCCCTGACGCTGGCGGGGTTCACCGGCGGCTACGCGCTGTTGCTCGCCCTCTACGGCGGCGTGGTGCTCCACCTGTTGCGGCGGGGGCCGCCGGACGCGGCCGACGTGGTCGACGCGCCGGCCGTCGACGCCCCCACGGCGCCCGAGGAGGTGACGACCGATGATTGA
- the phnC gene encoding phosphonate ABC transporter ATP-binding protein, giving the protein MSHIKVDGLTKHYADVTALDDVSFEIPEGEFVIVLGVSGSGKSTLLRCMNGLTTPSDGTVSVDGKVVADPRDDIAMIFQQHNIIGQLSAYSNALTGALSRTGYLRSIFQLNDHDDKLEALRALETVGMLDEAQQRAGQMSGGQQQRVGVARALVQQPDTLLADEPVASLDPASSQRVMGYLRQAADERDLTALVSLHQVNLARKFGERFIGLRNGEVVFDGYREDFSLDVVDQIYGDIDTEGMFARQDDDPAAEVSG; this is encoded by the coding sequence ATGAGTCACATCAAAGTCGACGGCCTGACGAAACACTACGCCGACGTGACGGCGCTTGACGACGTCTCGTTCGAGATCCCCGAGGGCGAGTTCGTCATCGTTCTCGGCGTGTCGGGGTCGGGCAAGTCGACGCTGCTTCGCTGTATGAACGGTCTGACGACGCCGTCGGACGGGACGGTGTCCGTCGACGGCAAGGTGGTCGCCGACCCGCGGGACGACATCGCGATGATCTTCCAGCAGCACAACATCATCGGACAGCTGAGCGCGTACTCGAACGCCCTCACCGGCGCGTTGAGCCGCACGGGCTACCTGCGGAGCATCTTTCAGTTGAACGACCACGACGACAAGCTGGAGGCGCTCCGGGCGCTGGAGACGGTCGGCATGCTCGACGAGGCCCAGCAGCGCGCCGGGCAGATGAGCGGCGGCCAGCAACAGCGCGTCGGCGTCGCCCGCGCGCTCGTCCAGCAGCCGGACACGCTGCTCGCGGACGAACCGGTCGCAAGCCTCGACCCCGCCAGTAGCCAGCGCGTGATGGGCTATCTCAGACAGGCCGCGGACGAGCGGGACCTGACCGCGCTGGTCAGCCTCCACCAGGTGAACCTCGCCCGGAAGTTCGGCGAGCGCTTCATCGGCCTCCGGAACGGCGAGGTCGTGTTCGACGGCTACCGCGAGGACTTCTCGCTGGACGTGGTCGACCAGATCTACGGCGACATCGACACCGAGGGGATGTTCGCGCGGCAGGACGACGACCCCGCCGCGGAGGTGTCCGGATGA
- a CDS encoding pyridoxal-phosphate dependent enzyme codes for MPTDLHCRACGNEYDAGPDEPWRCDCGHALDFATEPRPDGSPPPFAKLDTRRGLWTFFEFLPVSQRVTLGEGFTPLVDAPDWDAQFKLEYVFPTGSFKDRGATTTLSRAAELGVDTVIEDSSGNAGAAIATYAARAGLDAEIYVPDDIKQSKLVAIQRAGARPVRVEGGREAVTAACHEAVEAGEGWYASHAWNPAFYAGTMTFAFEVAAQRQWSVPDAVVLPLGHGTLFLGAYRGFKALREAGVTEEMPRLLGAQGTGYAPFAAALQENRPEEEAPGAHLTAALDREEEPAAANEIVDGIHIRDPARKDQVFDAIEATDGDVVALDGDAVEGTLDRLHRAGFYVEPTSAVAPAALQEYRREGVVTEDDDVVVPLTGSGMKTI; via the coding sequence ATGCCCACCGACCTCCACTGCCGCGCTTGCGGCAACGAGTACGACGCCGGACCGGACGAGCCGTGGCGCTGTGACTGCGGCCACGCGCTCGACTTCGCAACCGAACCCCGCCCCGACGGCAGCCCGCCGCCGTTCGCCAAGCTCGACACGCGGCGGGGGCTCTGGACGTTCTTCGAGTTCCTGCCAGTGAGCCAGCGGGTGACGCTGGGCGAGGGGTTCACGCCGCTGGTCGACGCGCCCGACTGGGACGCCCAGTTCAAGCTGGAGTACGTGTTCCCGACGGGGAGCTTCAAGGACCGCGGCGCGACGACGACGCTCTCCCGCGCCGCGGAGCTCGGCGTCGACACCGTGATCGAGGACTCCTCCGGCAACGCCGGGGCCGCCATCGCGACCTACGCGGCGCGGGCCGGCCTCGACGCCGAGATCTACGTCCCGGACGACATCAAGCAGTCCAAGCTCGTCGCCATCCAGCGCGCCGGCGCGCGCCCCGTCCGCGTCGAGGGCGGTCGCGAGGCCGTCACCGCGGCCTGTCACGAGGCGGTCGAAGCGGGCGAGGGCTGGTACGCCAGCCACGCCTGGAACCCCGCGTTCTACGCCGGGACGATGACGTTCGCCTTCGAGGTGGCCGCCCAGCGCCAGTGGTCCGTCCCCGACGCCGTCGTGCTGCCGCTCGGCCACGGGACCCTCTTTCTCGGCGCGTACCGCGGCTTCAAGGCGCTCCGGGAGGCGGGGGTCACCGAAGAGATGCCCCGCCTGCTCGGCGCCCAGGGCACCGGCTACGCGCCCTTCGCCGCGGCGCTGCAGGAGAACCGCCCGGAGGAGGAAGCGCCCGGCGCGCACCTCACCGCGGCGCTCGACCGCGAGGAGGAGCCGGCGGCGGCCAACGAGATCGTCGACGGCATCCACATCCGCGACCCCGCCCGAAAGGACCAGGTGTTCGACGCGATCGAGGCGACAGACGGCGACGTCGTGGCGCTCGACGGGGACGCCGTCGAGGGGACGCTCGACCGCCTCCACCGCGCCGGCTTCTACGTCGAGCCGACGAGCGCCGTCGCGCCCGCCGCGCTGCAGGAGTACCGCCGCGAGGGCGTCGTGACCGAGGACGACGACGTCGTGGTGCCGCTGACCGGGAGCGGCATGAAGACGATCTGA
- a CDS encoding potassium channel family protein: protein MDASGTVEYEPASVKELLAEMKDTAELLIDLSYSAVLLGSDEVAEEVLVLEERMDVLQLRARMSLLMASRSTDDAEQLAPVLGVVGAAEKISDAAGDIAKIVLEEIGLPDAMRAALPDAVETLVRATVHEDSEYAGRTLGGINLETETGVRVIAIRRGGDWLLNPDRETTVRGGDVVLLRGPDDGIHTVYATATREAYSPPETEGAGIEDLDRAVDSIVLMKNMSELAVDLAYGSVLFDSEDVAAEVAELEAEVDALQSRFEAWTLRAACRVDDPVSLRGLVRFGASTEEISDAALEISEGVLRGIGGHPVVAEAVLESDEVIVRYTVEPGSDLDGVTLGEREVKTEIGTRIIGVRRPTDGEAEDDWVISPGPDTRLRGGDVILAKGTRSGAERLEALVS, encoded by the coding sequence ATGGATGCGTCCGGCACGGTCGAGTACGAGCCCGCGAGCGTCAAGGAGCTGCTCGCGGAGATGAAAGACACCGCGGAGCTGCTCATCGACCTCTCGTACTCGGCGGTCCTGCTGGGGAGCGACGAGGTCGCGGAGGAGGTGCTCGTCCTCGAGGAGCGGATGGACGTGCTCCAGCTCCGGGCGCGGATGAGCCTGCTGATGGCCTCGCGGAGCACGGACGACGCAGAACAGCTGGCCCCTGTCCTCGGCGTCGTCGGCGCGGCTGAGAAGATAAGCGACGCCGCGGGCGACATCGCCAAGATCGTGCTGGAGGAGATCGGCCTCCCGGACGCGATGCGCGCGGCGCTGCCCGACGCCGTCGAGACGCTGGTCCGGGCGACCGTCCACGAGGACAGCGAGTACGCCGGCCGGACGCTCGGCGGGATCAACCTGGAGACCGAGACGGGCGTCCGCGTGATCGCGATCCGGCGCGGCGGGGACTGGCTCCTGAACCCCGACCGGGAGACGACGGTCCGGGGCGGCGACGTCGTCCTCCTTCGCGGCCCCGACGACGGCATTCACACCGTCTACGCGACGGCCACGCGAGAGGCGTACTCGCCGCCGGAGACCGAGGGCGCGGGCATCGAGGACCTCGACCGCGCCGTCGACTCCATCGTCCTCATGAAGAACATGAGCGAGCTCGCCGTCGACCTGGCGTACGGGTCGGTGCTGTTCGACAGCGAGGACGTCGCGGCGGAGGTCGCCGAGCTGGAGGCGGAGGTCGACGCCCTCCAGTCCCGCTTCGAGGCGTGGACCCTGCGGGCGGCCTGCCGGGTCGACGACCCCGTCTCCCTGCGGGGGCTCGTCCGGTTCGGGGCGAGCACGGAGGAGATCAGCGACGCCGCCCTTGAGATCTCGGAGGGCGTCCTCCGCGGCATCGGCGGCCACCCGGTCGTCGCCGAGGCGGTGCTCGAGAGCGACGAGGTGATCGTCCGGTACACGGTCGAACCCGGCAGCGACCTCGACGGCGTCACCCTCGGCGAGCGCGAGGTCAAAACCGAGATCGGGACCCGGATCATCGGCGTCCGGCGGCCGACCGACGGCGAGGCGGAGGACGACTGGGTCATCTCGCCCGGTCCAGACACCCGGCTCCGGGGCGGGGACGTGATCCTGGCGAAGGGCACCCGCAGCGGGGCGGAGCGGCTGGAAGCGCTGGTGAGTTAG